In a genomic window of Diabrotica undecimpunctata isolate CICGRU chromosome 2, icDiaUnde3, whole genome shotgun sequence:
- the LOC140434249 gene encoding tetratricopeptide repeat protein 27 → MADIEKALYDFLLVTRQKPKADEEKLQNGTDLEDLNIYLVSDDNWKIFFDRSFDVEQLKTHFSTLQENDRINCLKFGISCILNFVQCNFTGPDLSKEIKDYLSKDTYDTLNFAKLLSVNNEDININTRYPALLVTAKIIFEHCAVDNMINNWWYWRSILVHQEILEELSPSLLSDADRLYKHFQINPDLSINIKSSLDIEVAQLYLLFRHISKAKEHILSAIELLGIHYDLMGALGKRTKFQEREIAQLSLKVTVTEKDIITRDRGIDDIDDSDVPMDVPINDDVRLNTIEFTEDLGNLAKLGSLEQKLFVTIIKDMLISKPPDELQVEEIMPFIDAILKQKNTFAVRVVTLLLRCKLESKTRRTIERALSQSEEIIKSLLREKPVALKRITDVFGTGMPPVWKIETQYADLLLNIGLVKNALDIYLKIKLWEEVIVCYTILKLRHKAAEVILEQLKEKPTVKLWCLLGDATDDITCYVKAWELSKRRSHRAQRHWGQFLFARKQFEECIPHFEKSVSINPLQSNVWFRLGYAALQTENWQTAATAYRRYTHLEPEAFEAWNNLAQAYIKIGNKRNAHQAILEALKCNFDNWKVWENLLVISCDISNFSDAIRAYHRLLDLKEKYLNVELLNVLVYHVCHDINDCEGLSSQRYLQKTRELLGRVTALYPNEGYVWELYANLAPAIMLKAQRLQRAYRGYTQGAWDKNPTTCQQMLYVCIKLADIVLDNEVDPKDTLINSIKLNLSSAITAIKKQDWEETRDLVEQVSVHLEKIIDKIKGYHQEKSSS, encoded by the exons ATGGCTGACATCGAAAAGGCGTTGTACGACTTTCTTTTAGTTACTAGACAAAAACCAAAAGCAGAtgaagaaaaactacaaaatggaACTGACTTAGAAGACTTAAATATCTATTTAGTTTCAGACGATAATTGGAAGATATTTTTTGATCGGTCGTTCGATGTAGAACAACTAAAAACCCACTTCAGTACTTTACAAGAGAATGATAGAATCAACTGTCTTAAATTTGGAATATCTTGTATTCTCAATTTTGTCCAGTGTAACTTCACTGGTCCTGATTTATCCAAAGAAATAAAGGATTATTTAAGTAAAGATACCTATGATACACTTAACTTTGCAAAACTGTTGTCTGTTAATAATGAGGATATTAATATTAATACCAGATATCCAGCTTTGTTAGTGACTGCTAAGATCATTTTTGAACATTGTGCCGTTGACAATATGATTAATAATTGGTGGTATTGGCGATCTATTTTAGTTCATCAAGAAATTTTAGAGGAACTAAGTCCTTCTTTGCTCTCTGATGCTGATAGATTGTATAAACATTTCCAGATCAATCCTGATTTAAGTA TCAACATAAAATCCTCGTTGGACATAGAAGTAGCTCAACTGTACCTGCTCTTTAGGCATATATCCAAAGCAAAAGAACACATCCTATCAGCCATTGAACTTCTTGGTATTCATTATGATCTAATGGGTGCTTTAGGAAAAAGGACAAAGTTTCAAGAGAGAGAAATAGCACAACTATCCCTTAAAGTAACAGTTACTGAAAAAGATATTATAACAAGGGATCGTGGTATAGATGATATAGATGATAGTGATGTACCTATGGATGTTCCAATTAATGATGATGTCCGTCTTAATACCATAGAATTCACAGAAGATTTAGGAAATTTGGCGAAGTTGGGTAGTTTGGAACAGAAACTATTTGTTACCATTATAAAAGATATGTTAATATCTAAACCACCAGATGAATTGCAAGTTGAAGAGATTATGCCATTTATTGATGCAATTCTTAAGCAAAAAAATACATTTGCTGTTCGAGTAGTTACCTTATTGCTTAGATGTAAGTTAGAAAGTAAAACTAGAAGAACCATAGAAAGGGCATTAAGTCAGAGTGAAGAAATTATTAAGAGCCTGCTTAGAGAGAAACCAGTAGCATTAAAACGGATAACAGATGTCTTTGGAACTGGTATGCCTCCAGTTTGGAAAATTGAAACACAGTATGCTGATCTGTTGCTTAATATAGGTCTGGTTAAGAATgctctagatatttatttaaagattAAACTTTGGGAAGAAGTTATTGTATGCTACACTATATTGAAATTAAGGCATAAGGCTGCTGAAGTTATTCTGGAACAACTGAAAGAGAAGCCTACTGTCAAGCTGTGGTGCTTATTag GAGACGCGACAGACGACATTACATGTTATGTAAAAGCTTGGGAGTTGTCCAAACGCCGTAGTCATAGAGCTCAACGTCATTGGGGCCAGTTTCTCTTTGCCCGTAAACAGTTTGAAGAATGCATTCCACATTTTGAAAAATCTGTTAGCATTAATCCACTACAATCCAATGTCTGGTTCCGACTGGGTTATGCAGCCCTTCAAACAGAAAATTGGCAAACGGCAGCTACAGCATACAGACGTTACACACATCTCGAACCGGAAGCGTTTGAAGCCTGGAATAATCTGGCACAGGCATACATAAAAATTGGAAACAAGAGGAACGCTCATCAAGCTATTTTAGAAGCTTTGAAGTGTAATTTTGATAACTGGAAGGTATGGGAAAATCTTTTGGTTATTAGTTGTGACATTTCTAACTTCTCTGATGCAATCAGAGCCTATCATAGGCTCCTGGACCTTAAGGAAAAATATCTGAACGTGGAACTACTAAATGTCTTAGTATACCATGTGTGTCATGACATCAATGATTGTGAAGGTTTGTCATCACAACGATATCTACAGAAAACCAGAGAACTACTTGGTAGAGTTACTGCTCTTTACCCCAACGAAGGCTATGTATGGGAACTCTATGCGAATTTAGCACCAGCGATTATGCTCAAAGCTCAGAGGCTACAGAGAGCTTACAGAGGATACACTCAAGGAGCTTGGGATAAAAACCCAACCACATGCCAACAAATGCTCTATGTGTGTATTAAATTAGCAGACATTGTACTAGATAACGAAGTCGACCCAAAAGACACTCTCATAAATTCCATTAAATTAAATCTAAGTTCAGCCATTACGGCGATCAAAAAACAAGATTGGGAGGAAACTCGCGATTTAGTTGAACAAGTATCTGTCCATTTagagaaaattattgataaaattaaaGGTTATCATCAAGAAAAATCTAGCAGTTAA
- the LOC140434254 gene encoding threonylcarbamoyladenosine tRNA methylthiotransferase yields the protein MDIELPTDSYANSQVCNEIINDIEDLISAQDITPKERYSSRKNVKVQAKRKNKNEVVPPTPVGENIPGTQNIYIGTWGCAHNSSDSEYMAGQLAAYGYKLTENKSEADLILLNSCTVKSPAEDHFRNEIESAKTQGKHLVLAGCVPQGAPKSSFIQGLSIIGVQQIDRVVEVVEETLKGNTVKLLGTKKENGKKMGGASLLLPKVRRNPLIEIIAINTGCLNQCTYCKTKHARGDLGSYPPEEIVARAKQAFEEGVVEIWLTSEDTGTYGRDIGTSLPELLWKLVEVIPEGCRLRLGMTNPPYILEHLEEIAKIMADSRVYAFLHVPVQSASDAVLGDMKREYCRKDFEHVVDFLRERVPGMTIATDIICGFPTETEKDFEETLDLCQKYKFPSLFINQFFPRPGTPAALLPRIPTQEVKQRTKRLTELFHSYQPYGHKLGEIQEVLATEVSHDKQHYVAHNKYYEQVLIPMKEEYMGKVVKVKIIQATKFSMTGQPLDDIVMPGLREPLLKGKVSGVELENADDTKWLYGLVILAVSIILRILWSYSNF from the exons atggacaTAGAACTTCCAACTGACag ttaTGCCAACTCGCAAGTCTGCAATGAAATCATTAATGATATTGAAGACTTAATTTCTGCACAGGATATTACACCAAAAGAAAGGTACAGTAGCCGTAAAAATGTAAAAGTTCAAGCCAAAAGAAAG AATAAAAATGAAGTTGTCCCTCCTACACCTGTGGGTGAAAACATACCAGGGactcaaaatatttatataggTACTTGGGGATGTGCACATAACAGCTCAGATTCAGAATATATGGCCGGACAGTTAGCAGCTTACGGTTATAAGTTAACAGAGAATAAGAGTGAAGctgatttaattttattgaatagTTGTACTGTTAAGAGTCCAGCTGAAGATCATTTCAG AAATGAAATAGAATCTGCTAAAACACAAGGGAAACACTTGGTACTTGCTGGGTGTGTACCCCAAGGAGCTCCAAAATCATCTTTTATTCAAGGTCTAAGCATAATAGGTGTACAACAAATTGATAGGGTTGTTGAAGTAGTTGAAGAAACTCTGAAG ggcAATACAGTAAAATTGCTTGGTACCAAAAAAGAAAATGGCAAGAAGATGGGAGGAGCCTCATTGCTTTTACCAAAAGTCAGGAGGAATCCACTCATAGAAATTATAGCGATAAACACTGGATGTCTCAACCAATGTACATATTGCAAAACTAAACATGCCAGAGGTGATTTAGGCAGTTATCCACCTGAAGAAATAGTTGCTAGAGCAAAACAAGCTTTTGAAGAAGGAGTTGTTGAGATTTGGTTGACCTCAGAAGACACAG GTACCTATGGAAGAGATATAGGTACATCACTACCGGAACTTTTATGGAAATTGGTAGAAGTGATACCAGAAGGATGTCGTCTTCGGTTGGGTATGACCAATCCTCCTTATATTCTTGAACATTTAGAAGAAATAGCAAAAATAATGGCGGATTCTAGAGTATATGCTTTCCTTCATGTACCAGTACAATCCGCTAGTGATGCTGTTTTAGGTGATATGAAGAGAGAATACTGTCGAAAGGATTTTGAACATGTAGTAGATTTTTTAAGAGAGAG AGTGCCTGGTATGACAATAGCAACGGATATAATTTGTGGATTTCCTACAGAAACTGAAAAGGACTTTGAAGAAACCTTAGACTTATGCCAAAAATATAAATTCCCCAGCCTTTTCATCAATCAATTCTTTCCCCGACCTGGAACACCTGCAGCACTGCTGCCAAGGATACCCACTCAAGAAGTTAAACAAAGAACTAAAAG GTTAACAGAACTATTTCACTCTTACCAGCCCTATGGCCATAAGCTTGGAGAAATCCAAGAAGTTCTGGCAACTGAAGTATCGCATGATAAACAACATTACGTTGCTCATAATAAATACTATGAACAAGTTCTGATACCGATGAAAGAAGAGTATATGGGCAAGGTGGTTAAAGTTAAAATCATTCAAGCAACCAAGTTTTCAATGACTGGTCAACCACTTGATGACATTGTTATGCCTGGGTTGAGAGAACCTCTTTTGAAGGGAAAAGTGTCTGGCGTTGAGTTGGAGAATGCTGACGACACCAAATGGCTATATGGTCTGGTTATTTTAGCTGTATCAATTATTTTGAGGATATTATGGAGCTATAGcaatttttaa